A genomic stretch from Elusimicrobiota bacterium includes:
- a CDS encoding endonuclease III domain-containing protein has product MRAGIGATLNATERPLKKRWGKGLSPSCPTVRWVYRSLLRYYGPQGWWPVAPVPGRPAVYDSRWTIGALNPAQQWEVAVGAILTQNTSWLNVEKAFSHLRRSKTSSPQCIGRCPVDRLAQLIRPSGFFHQKAARLQSLARYLLTRWNGSLSALLHQDVSVARAELLRLSGVGPETADSILLYAGGHPVFVVDTYTKRLAHRLSFFRYNDYAMIQSFFHQRVEPSAPTRKEFHALVVAHAKAHCRARPLCGGCPLALRCVSRVEN; this is encoded by the coding sequence ATGCGCGCCGGTATCGGGGCTACGCTCAACGCCACCGAGCGTCCCTTGAAGAAACGATGGGGTAAGGGTTTGTCCCCTTCGTGCCCCACCGTCCGGTGGGTTTATCGTTCCCTTCTTCGATATTATGGTCCCCAAGGGTGGTGGCCTGTGGCGCCTGTTCCGGGACGACCCGCGGTTTATGATTCCCGTTGGACGATCGGTGCCCTCAACCCTGCCCAGCAATGGGAGGTGGCGGTGGGGGCGATCCTCACACAGAACACCTCCTGGTTGAACGTGGAGAAAGCCTTCTCCCATTTGCGTCGCTCAAAGACGTCCTCCCCCCAATGTATTGGGAGGTGTCCGGTGGATCGACTGGCCCAACTCATCCGCCCCTCAGGATTTTTCCATCAAAAAGCCGCCCGACTTCAATCGCTTGCGCGGTATCTCTTGACCCGGTGGAACGGATCTCTGTCTGCCCTCCTTCATCAGGATGTGTCGGTAGCGCGAGCGGAATTATTGCGCCTGTCCGGGGTGGGGCCCGAAACCGCTGACTCAATTTTGTTGTACGCGGGAGGTCATCCGGTCTTCGTTGTGGACACTTACACCAAAAGGCTTGCCCACCGCCTTTCATTTTTTCGCTACAATGACTACGCCATGATCCAGTCCTTCTTTCACCAGCGCGTGGAGCCTTCTGCCCCCACGCGAAAAGAGTTTCATGCTCTCGTTGTCGCTCACGCGAAAGCCCATTGCCGAGCCCGCCCGTTGTGTGGGGGCTGTCCGTTGGCGCTCCGCTGCGTGTCGCGCGTGGAGAACTAA
- a CDS encoding gamma carbonic anhydrase family protein, with protein MVIRVFGREKPVVSRTAFVHPSAEVIGNVRLGAGVSVWPGAVLRGDIESIAVGAGSNIQDNAVLHTDHGVPMVVGKNVTVGHGTILHSCHVEDGALIGMGSIVLGGAVIGKGALIGAGTLVSPGTRVPAGHLSLGRPARTVRPLTAREQKGLRENARRYRGYAQRHRASLEETMG; from the coding sequence ATCGTGATCCGCGTGTTTGGGCGGGAGAAACCTGTTGTATCTCGAACGGCTTTTGTTCATCCTTCTGCTGAGGTGATTGGGAACGTTCGTTTAGGAGCGGGGGTGTCCGTTTGGCCGGGAGCTGTTCTCCGGGGAGACATTGAATCGATTGCCGTTGGAGCCGGATCCAATATTCAAGATAACGCTGTTCTCCACACGGATCATGGCGTTCCGATGGTGGTGGGAAAAAACGTTACCGTGGGCCACGGAACTATTTTGCATTCGTGTCATGTGGAGGACGGGGCCCTCATCGGAATGGGGTCCATAGTGTTGGGGGGAGCCGTCATCGGGAAAGGGGCTCTGATTGGTGCCGGAACGTTGGTGTCTCCGGGGACGCGGGTTCCTGCCGGGCATCTGTCCCTCGGCCGGCCGGCCCGAACGGTTCGGCCCTTAACCGCCCGCGAACAAAAAGGTTTACGGGAAAATGCGCGCCGGTATCGGGGCTACGCTCAACGCCACCGAGCGTCCCTTGAAGAAACGATGGGGTAA
- the argF gene encoding ornithine carbamoyltransferase, with protein MNSKDFLSMADLSAPDIEDILLTAVRLKSHRVPRRSLAGKSLGMIFQKPSTRTAVSFAVAMYEMGGLALTLSEQQLQLKRGETLADTARTLSRYLSGIMIRAHRHDDMETLARSADVPVINGLTDKEHPCQVLADLLTVMESFRLKTVAGLRKLHIAYVGDGNNMAHSWMLAAGLLGLRFTAACPSGYAPEKGFQLRAAALSQKTGARVEVLRDPRQAVLGAHVVYTDVWTSMGQEAEVKKRRKIFRPYQVNEALLAGANPQAVVLHCLPAHREEEITAAVLESPRAVVFQQAENRLHVQKAVLQKFLGGRKKKS; from the coding sequence ATGAATTCAAAAGATTTTCTATCCATGGCGGATTTGTCCGCCCCCGATATCGAGGACATTCTTCTCACAGCGGTTCGATTAAAGAGCCATCGCGTCCCTCGGAGATCCTTGGCCGGAAAGTCGTTGGGTATGATTTTTCAAAAGCCATCGACGCGAACCGCGGTCTCTTTTGCGGTGGCCATGTATGAAATGGGGGGCCTGGCCCTCACTCTGAGCGAACAACAACTTCAATTGAAACGGGGTGAAACCCTTGCCGACACCGCGCGAACTCTCTCCCGCTACCTCTCGGGGATCATGATTCGGGCGCACCGTCATGACGATATGGAAACGTTAGCCCGTTCCGCTGATGTCCCCGTGATTAATGGGCTGACCGATAAGGAACACCCCTGTCAGGTGTTGGCGGATTTGTTGACCGTGATGGAATCCTTTCGGCTCAAGACCGTGGCGGGTCTCCGGAAACTTCACATCGCGTATGTGGGCGATGGAAACAACATGGCACACTCGTGGATGTTGGCGGCGGGGCTTTTGGGCCTTCGGTTTACGGCCGCCTGTCCATCGGGGTATGCGCCCGAGAAGGGGTTCCAACTCCGGGCCGCGGCTCTCTCTCAAAAAACGGGGGCGCGGGTGGAGGTCTTGCGGGATCCTCGTCAGGCGGTTCTCGGAGCGCACGTGGTGTACACCGATGTTTGGACGTCGATGGGGCAGGAAGCTGAGGTGAAGAAGCGACGAAAGATTTTCCGGCCCTACCAGGTGAACGAGGCTCTCTTGGCGGGGGCGAATCCACAGGCGGTGGTTCTTCACTGTTTGCCCGCCCATCGGGAGGAAGAAATTACGGCCGCTGTTTTGGAAAGTCCCAGAGCGGTGGTTTTTCAGCAAGCCGAAAACCGGCTTCATGTGCAGAAGGCGGTGCTCCAAAAATTCCTGGGAGGACGGAAAAAGAAATCGTGA
- a CDS encoding PD40 domain-containing protein — protein MKFLLHIPMLFLAVPLMADSLYLELSATGDKIDLGLASIKTDRSLLDSPDQAAEIFRVVKNDLGFTGLFRLMEGGPSSGAPKLTEGWSRLGADVVSVGSVEKALLGRRQFAVELRDANTGRTVLAKKFLLDEGARRAAHRWADEIVLYFTGQSGIASSRVVFVNDTTGSKEVCIVDADGANFQRLTNDRVISLFPKLSPDGEWIIFTSFREGRPAIYKMRSDGRDKTALCRYDGLNSAAAWMPDGKSIVATLSDGRSPNLSQVDLDGRVIQVLTNSSAVDTAPTVSPDGLRVAFTSDRPGSPQIYFMDASGANIRRGTSGPQADSPHWSPLGHLLVFTQLEKKYFDLWTLEVATGKLSRLTYGEGDNENASWSPDGRHVVFSSTRRGRPELWVMGADGSSPRPLGPIPGRSFTPHWGQ, from the coding sequence ATGAAATTTCTCCTTCACATCCCGATGTTGTTCCTCGCGGTTCCATTGATGGCGGATTCTCTCTATCTGGAACTTTCGGCAACAGGAGATAAAATCGATCTGGGATTGGCCTCGATCAAAACGGATCGCTCTCTACTGGATTCGCCGGATCAGGCGGCTGAAATTTTTCGAGTGGTCAAAAACGATCTCGGGTTCACTGGTCTCTTTCGACTTATGGAGGGAGGCCCATCCTCGGGGGCCCCTAAGTTGACGGAAGGATGGTCCCGGTTGGGGGCCGATGTGGTGAGCGTGGGGTCGGTGGAGAAGGCTCTGTTGGGACGACGTCAGTTTGCGGTGGAATTACGGGACGCCAACACCGGCCGGACGGTTCTGGCGAAGAAGTTTCTTTTAGATGAGGGGGCGCGGCGGGCCGCGCACCGATGGGCCGACGAGATCGTTCTCTATTTTACCGGACAATCCGGGATCGCTTCCAGTCGGGTGGTTTTTGTCAACGATACGACCGGGTCGAAAGAGGTGTGTATCGTGGACGCGGATGGGGCCAATTTCCAGCGATTGACCAACGATCGGGTCATCTCTCTTTTCCCAAAACTTTCACCTGACGGGGAATGGATTATTTTTACCTCTTTTCGTGAGGGACGGCCAGCCATTTACAAGATGCGGTCGGACGGCCGGGACAAAACGGCCCTGTGTCGCTACGATGGGCTCAATTCCGCCGCGGCGTGGATGCCGGATGGGAAATCCATTGTGGCGACCCTTTCGGATGGGCGGTCCCCCAATCTATCCCAGGTGGATCTGGACGGTCGGGTGATCCAGGTTTTAACAAATTCCTCCGCTGTGGACACGGCCCCCACCGTTTCTCCGGATGGGTTGCGCGTGGCGTTTACATCGGACCGACCGGGGTCTCCCCAGATTTATTTCATGGACGCCAGCGGCGCCAACATTCGTCGCGGGACCAGCGGGCCCCAGGCCGATTCCCCCCATTGGTCGCCGCTGGGCCACCTGTTGGTGTTCACTCAATTGGAAAAGAAATATTTTGACCTTTGGACCTTGGAAGTGGCCACAGGGAAACTCTCCCGTCTGACTTATGGCGAAGGAGATAACGAAAACGCTTCCTGGTCTCCGGACGGCCGGCATGTCGTTTTCAGCAGTACCCGTCGGGGCCGACCGGAACTGTGGGTGATGGGAGCCGATGGCTCGAGTCCCCGACCTCTGGGCCCCATCCCCGGACGAAGTTTCACTCCCCATTGGGGACAATGA
- the ybgF gene encoding tol-pal system protein YbgF has protein sequence MTKIPLFFLGSALVFSGCLATSQEITDLRGDIVRLQSSLSAQQKVQGKFQDALRDNQESLQGNQADLSAKMEELTGKLESLSSQLVETDNNMMGLATRIDDLDKNTSNRLDAVVKTVQGVKSIPAPSPSRFYQAGANEFAKRRYGQAIEIFQTYLDQYPDTERAPQAQYFIGESHFAQKNWEEALEAFNAVLTAYPKSRQVPTALLQKGLTLEQMGKTPEAIKIFDGLRRSYPHRKEAQTAHGRLKVLRGDTDELAPKPKPKPAVKPKASPPPAPPQKSSAP, from the coding sequence ATGACAAAAATTCCTCTCTTTTTCCTTGGTTCTGCTCTGGTGTTCTCCGGTTGCTTGGCCACCAGCCAGGAGATCACTGATCTTCGAGGGGACATCGTCCGACTTCAATCCTCATTGTCGGCCCAACAAAAAGTTCAAGGAAAATTCCAGGACGCTCTCCGGGATAATCAGGAATCTCTCCAGGGCAATCAAGCCGATCTCTCGGCCAAGATGGAAGAGCTCACAGGAAAACTGGAATCCCTGTCGTCTCAGTTGGTGGAAACCGACAACAATATGATGGGGTTGGCCACTCGTATTGACGATTTGGATAAAAACACCTCCAACCGTCTGGACGCTGTGGTAAAAACTGTGCAAGGGGTAAAATCCATACCGGCTCCTTCCCCTTCCCGGTTCTACCAAGCGGGGGCAAACGAATTCGCCAAACGTCGCTACGGTCAAGCGATTGAAATTTTTCAGACCTATCTGGATCAATACCCCGATACCGAACGAGCTCCTCAAGCCCAATATTTTATAGGCGAAAGTCATTTCGCGCAGAAGAATTGGGAAGAGGCTCTCGAAGCGTTTAACGCGGTTCTCACCGCGTACCCGAAATCCAGGCAGGTTCCCACGGCGTTGTTGCAGAAAGGGTTGACGCTGGAGCAGATGGGGAAAACACCCGAGGCCATCAAAATTTTTGATGGGTTGAGGCGGAGTTACCCCCATCGCAAAGAAGCCCAAACCGCTCACGGACGGCTCAAAGTCCTTCGCGGAGACACAGACGAGCTGGCGCCGAAACCTAAACCAAAGCCTGCGGTGAAACCCAAGGCGAGTCCTCCCCCAGCCCCCCCCCAAAAAAGCTCGGCGCCGTAG
- a CDS encoding OmpA family protein translates to MNSTYKIVLSGFTLVAFGLALTGCPKAKGPMVEAEPVEIVAPVPVEEIVPVVPTVNVGNTWATAPGFIDAIRFDYMKSDLTAEARASLKKNAAVLKAIRKTAPGVMIRVEGHCDDRGTLEYNMALGQRRAKSVRDYYVTLGVSKAALETVSFGEERPLCTESSDYCWAQNRRGETTLKAAAPVSVPLPK, encoded by the coding sequence ATGAATTCAACCTATAAAATCGTTTTATCTGGTTTCACTCTGGTGGCCTTCGGTTTGGCTCTGACCGGCTGTCCTAAAGCCAAGGGCCCGATGGTGGAAGCTGAGCCTGTGGAGATTGTCGCTCCCGTTCCTGTGGAAGAAATTGTTCCCGTGGTTCCCACTGTGAATGTGGGGAACACGTGGGCCACCGCCCCGGGCTTCATTGACGCGATCCGTTTTGACTACATGAAATCCGACTTGACGGCTGAAGCGCGAGCCAGCCTGAAAAAGAACGCGGCGGTTTTGAAGGCGATTCGCAAAACGGCTCCTGGGGTGATGATCCGTGTGGAAGGCCATTGCGATGATCGCGGGACCTTGGAATACAATATGGCGTTGGGTCAGCGACGCGCCAAATCGGTACGGGACTACTACGTCACGTTGGGTGTATCCAAAGCCGCTCTGGAAACGGTTTCCTTTGGCGAAGAACGACCCCTCTGCACCGAGTCCTCCGATTATTGCTGGGCTCAGAACCGGCGTGGCGAGACCACGCTCAAAGCGGCCGCTCCTGTCAGCGTTCCGCTTCCGAAATAA
- a CDS encoding YggS family pyridoxal phosphate-dependent enzyme — translation MANSAAPIPFARALDNVKNRLAAAAKRARRPPDPVEIMAVTKRISTERMEEALSLGLRQFGESRVQEAFKKRETFLDRFPPEQAPRWHLIGHLQTNKLRRAVELFDCIQSVDSLKLAELLDKEGERRAQPVSCLVEVKISKEPNKQGLPPDHLTAFLDLASRLSFLRIEGLMGVAPLFKDSEKTRPYFASLRSLFERNKGAFMVPRPVLSMGMSQDFEVAVEEGSTMVRIGSALFGDRE, via the coding sequence ATGGCGAATTCTGCGGCTCCTATCCCTTTTGCCCGCGCGTTGGACAATGTCAAGAACCGCCTAGCGGCCGCGGCAAAACGCGCCCGACGCCCCCCCGACCCGGTGGAGATCATGGCCGTTACAAAAAGGATTTCCACCGAGAGAATGGAAGAAGCCCTGTCCCTTGGCCTTCGTCAGTTTGGCGAAAGCCGCGTGCAGGAAGCGTTCAAAAAGCGGGAAACTTTTCTGGACCGGTTTCCACCGGAACAAGCCCCCCGCTGGCATCTGATCGGGCATCTGCAGACCAATAAACTGAGACGGGCGGTGGAACTCTTTGATTGTATCCAATCCGTGGACAGTTTGAAACTGGCTGAACTTTTGGACAAAGAGGGCGAACGGCGAGCCCAACCGGTCAGTTGTCTGGTGGAAGTTAAAATCTCGAAAGAACCTAATAAACAAGGGCTTCCCCCCGACCATCTGACCGCGTTTCTGGATTTGGCATCACGTCTTTCGTTCTTAAGAATTGAAGGACTCATGGGCGTTGCTCCTCTCTTCAAAGACAGTGAGAAAACCAGGCCCTATTTCGCCTCATTGAGGTCCCTCTTTGAACGAAACAAGGGAGCGTTCATGGTTCCCCGCCCTGTACTGTCTATGGGGATGTCCCAAGACTTTGAAGTGGCCGTCGAGGAAGGGAGCACCATGGTCCGCATCGGGTCCGCCCTTTTTGGTGATCGGGAGTGA
- a CDS encoding pyrroline-5-carboxylate reductase yields the protein MGGALVAGLLSAKRVQPGQVTVADVDGKKRAALKNKWRVRTEKDNRIAIRGANVVLLCVKPQQVSGVLREIAGEVSEQTLVVSVAAGVRTRQIENLLGKVPVIRAMPNTPALLRAGAMVFALGRYAGRNHAGIAQTILSSLGLVWKVPETQMDAVTALSGSGPAYVFYLAECLAAAGVSMGLPKGLADGLAHQTVYGAGRMLAETSVPAEELRRRVTSPGGTTEAALAVLAKDDMAGLFKKAVTAALRRSQELSAGD from the coding sequence ATGGGGGGAGCTCTGGTCGCGGGACTCCTCTCCGCCAAACGAGTTCAGCCCGGACAGGTCACGGTCGCGGACGTTGATGGGAAAAAACGTGCCGCGTTAAAGAATAAGTGGCGTGTGCGCACCGAAAAGGACAATCGGATCGCGATCCGAGGAGCGAATGTCGTTCTCCTCTGTGTTAAACCGCAGCAGGTTTCAGGCGTTTTGCGGGAAATCGCCGGAGAGGTGAGTGAACAAACCCTCGTGGTCTCTGTGGCGGCGGGTGTCCGAACGAGACAGATCGAGAATTTGCTGGGAAAGGTTCCCGTCATTCGGGCCATGCCGAACACCCCCGCTCTTCTTCGGGCCGGGGCCATGGTTTTTGCCTTGGGCCGTTACGCGGGCCGGAATCACGCAGGGATCGCCCAAACAATTTTATCGTCCCTGGGGCTGGTGTGGAAAGTTCCCGAGACACAAATGGACGCTGTCACAGCCCTTTCTGGATCGGGGCCGGCCTACGTTTTTTATCTGGCGGAATGTTTAGCCGCCGCTGGCGTCTCCATGGGATTACCGAAAGGTCTTGCGGATGGGCTTGCGCACCAGACCGTTTATGGTGCGGGTCGCATGCTGGCAGAAACATCGGTTCCAGCGGAAGAACTCCGGCGGCGGGTCACAAGCCCGGGGGGAACCACTGAAGCGGCCCTAGCCGTGTTGGCCAAAGACGATATGGCGGGTCTTTTTAAAAAAGCGGTGACCGCAGCGCTCCGTCGGTCCCAAGAATTATCGGCGGGAGATTAA
- a CDS encoding YggU family protein, with protein MIIRVRVIPNAVRSEVVGRIGSTVRVKVAAPAIDGKANAELTNFLAEFFEVKNRSVKIVRGQKGKEKTVEISGRTEEELEDVMETIP; from the coding sequence ATGATCATCCGTGTCCGAGTGATACCAAACGCCGTCCGGAGCGAAGTGGTGGGCCGTATTGGCTCCACTGTGCGCGTGAAGGTGGCCGCCCCGGCTATTGACGGGAAAGCCAACGCGGAACTGACCAACTTCTTGGCGGAGTTCTTCGAAGTGAAAAACCGAAGCGTCAAGATTGTTCGCGGCCAAAAAGGGAAAGAGAAAACCGTGGAAATTTCAGGTCGCACTGAAGAAGAGCTTGAAGACGTTATGGAAACGATCCCCTGA
- the mtnA gene encoding S-methyl-5-thioribose-1-phosphate isomerase: MSPVAPNQRSLNNQPEREPVQAYRWKHTRLDVLEQRDLPRRIRWVPCRTHEAVARAIRDMSIRGAPAIGCAAAFGLALAARERAFRRPSDLISHLNKARTVLAATRPTAVNLFWALNRMARLWETPPLQIHNLPQTLEREALAIHHDDIASCRAIGDAGAKLLPQHAVVLTHCNAGALATAGYGTALGVIRSAHAQGKIKRVYADETRPYLQGVRLTAWELDREGIPYTVLTDNMAGHIFKSEKISAVIVGADRVAANGDTANKIGTYGLAILAQYHGVPFYVAAPFSTMDRSTRTGAGIPIEERSPQEVLTLGGIALAPKKAQARHPAFDVTPAKLITAIITERGVFTPSQLAKFNP, from the coding sequence ATGTCCCCCGTCGCTCCGAATCAACGATCTCTAAATAACCAACCGGAGCGGGAGCCTGTCCAGGCTTACCGTTGGAAGCACACGCGACTTGATGTTTTGGAACAACGGGACCTGCCCCGCCGTATTCGATGGGTCCCCTGTCGAACCCACGAGGCGGTGGCTCGGGCGATCCGGGACATGTCCATCCGCGGGGCGCCCGCCATTGGGTGTGCCGCCGCCTTTGGTCTCGCGCTCGCCGCACGGGAACGGGCCTTTCGCCGTCCGAGCGACCTCATCTCCCACCTCAACAAGGCCAGAACCGTCTTGGCCGCCACGCGGCCCACCGCCGTGAATCTGTTTTGGGCTTTGAACCGAATGGCCCGGCTGTGGGAAACCCCTCCCCTTCAAATCCACAATCTCCCCCAAACTCTTGAACGGGAAGCGCTGGCTATTCATCACGACGATATCGCCTCCTGCCGAGCCATCGGGGACGCCGGGGCAAAGCTTCTGCCCCAACACGCCGTGGTCTTAACCCATTGCAACGCGGGCGCCCTGGCCACCGCTGGATACGGGACGGCTTTAGGCGTGATTCGTTCCGCCCACGCGCAGGGGAAAATCAAGCGGGTGTATGCGGACGAAACCCGTCCATACCTCCAAGGCGTCCGACTGACCGCCTGGGAATTGGACCGGGAAGGGATCCCCTACACGGTTCTGACCGATAATATGGCCGGCCACATTTTTAAATCTGAAAAAATTTCCGCTGTGATTGTGGGGGCCGACCGAGTCGCCGCCAATGGCGACACCGCCAACAAGATTGGGACTTACGGTTTGGCCATTCTGGCCCAATACCATGGAGTTCCGTTTTACGTGGCCGCCCCCTTCTCGACCATGGACCGCTCGACCCGTACCGGAGCCGGAATTCCCATTGAAGAACGTTCGCCTCAAGAGGTTTTAACCTTGGGCGGAATCGCCCTCGCCCCGAAAAAAGCCCAGGCCCGTCACCCCGCTTTTGACGTCACGCCCGCCAAACTGATCACCGCCATCATTACCGAACGCGGGGTTTTCACCCCGTCCCAATTGGCGAAATTTAACCCCTAA
- the ileS gene encoding isoleucine--tRNA ligase — MKPKFNVQLPRTNFPMKADLPIREPELLSQWEKQQLYKLIQKKNADGPAFVLHDGPPYANGAIHMGHALNKVLKDIIVKYKSLQGFRSPYIPGWDCHGLPIEHQLMKEKGWDKRKVGRLPFRQEAARYADNWIDVQRREFKRLGIQADWDHPYKTLTPEYEAGIAKTFYDLLAKGHVVQDRKPVYWCPQCETALAEAEVEYAEKTSTSLFVKFPIVEWPSNEDAQKLARSHGKKVHVLIWTTTPWTLPANVALAFHPEGRYRIWESPKTHDRFLVGDPGWAVLEEMFGGGKSDAPSVDGLALEGLVAKNPVNNNDSQGLLADFVSSSEGTGVVHIAPGHGEDDYVAGKSYGLPVLSPVDDRGRFSDDVLPNDLAGKSVWDANPLILERLAKNQLLLKETKVTHSYPHCWRCKNPILFRAAKQWFLKVTDSFRAALIKSTDHVEWIPDYGQERILGMLKTRPDWCLSRQRFWGTPIPMFLCDACGEPLKDPAVFAQVVEAFRAHGSDIWYEKDPAFFGVKAPCTKCGKSKFKKDEDILDVWFDSGVSWVSVLGQRAETKNVGREDIMYLEGSDQHRGWFQTSLLPAVALTGAPPYGRVLTHGFVLDGQGRAMSKSMGNVIAPQELIQKYGADIVRLWVSVTDYREDVRLSQDILNRVIDTYRKIRNTLRFLLGNLGDFVPAQHAVPFDQMDVLDLAALSALNKLVDQITRHFDEQEFHQVTAALADHFCINTLSEFYLDVRKDVLYCDAPDAPRRRSTQTALWHMGRTLARALAPLLSFTAEETWQTLGEQNLLAEGDNPESVFLNPFPKEIPLPAGKNFVMGDFLRAKRAVNESVEKARQAGTVKSSNDSAIHLRIHEGNAPLSALSPEELASLMGVAQVTLELTSTGEPIDVLSVKAASGEKCPRCWIWRDLTEGLCGRCGEAEKIRGPSLT, encoded by the coding sequence ATGAAACCCAAATTTAACGTTCAACTCCCCAGAACGAACTTCCCCATGAAAGCGGATCTCCCGATTCGGGAACCCGAACTCTTGTCCCAATGGGAGAAACAACAGCTCTATAAATTAATCCAAAAAAAGAACGCCGATGGCCCCGCCTTTGTTCTCCACGATGGTCCCCCTTACGCCAATGGGGCGATTCATATGGGACACGCTCTCAACAAAGTTTTGAAAGACATTATCGTGAAGTACAAATCTCTCCAAGGGTTTCGGTCCCCCTACATTCCCGGCTGGGATTGCCACGGGCTCCCCATCGAACATCAACTGATGAAAGAAAAGGGTTGGGACAAACGCAAGGTCGGCCGGCTGCCTTTCCGGCAAGAAGCGGCCCGCTATGCGGACAACTGGATCGACGTTCAACGTCGAGAATTCAAACGGCTGGGCATTCAGGCCGACTGGGACCATCCCTACAAGACCCTCACCCCAGAATATGAGGCGGGTATCGCCAAAACGTTTTACGACCTCCTGGCCAAGGGCCATGTGGTTCAAGACCGCAAACCCGTTTATTGGTGCCCCCAGTGTGAAACGGCACTGGCCGAAGCCGAAGTGGAATACGCAGAAAAAACGTCCACATCCCTTTTCGTCAAATTCCCCATCGTTGAATGGCCCTCCAATGAAGACGCCCAAAAGTTAGCCCGCAGCCACGGGAAAAAAGTCCATGTCCTGATTTGGACCACGACCCCCTGGACTCTCCCCGCGAACGTGGCGTTGGCCTTTCACCCCGAAGGGCGCTACCGCATTTGGGAGTCGCCCAAAACCCATGATCGTTTCCTGGTGGGCGATCCGGGGTGGGCGGTGTTGGAAGAAATGTTTGGTGGTGGAAAATCCGACGCCCCCTCGGTGGATGGGCTGGCCCTGGAAGGCCTGGTTGCCAAAAATCCTGTGAACAACAATGACTCCCAAGGACTGCTCGCTGATTTCGTTTCCTCGTCGGAAGGCACCGGGGTTGTCCACATCGCCCCCGGCCATGGGGAAGACGACTATGTGGCGGGAAAATCCTACGGCCTCCCCGTGTTGTCTCCCGTGGATGACCGGGGTCGATTTTCTGACGACGTCCTGCCTAACGACTTGGCGGGGAAATCCGTGTGGGACGCCAACCCCTTGATTCTTGAACGATTGGCCAAAAACCAACTTTTGTTAAAAGAGACGAAGGTCACCCACAGCTACCCCCATTGCTGGCGATGCAAAAACCCCATTCTGTTCCGGGCGGCTAAACAGTGGTTTTTGAAAGTAACCGATTCGTTTCGCGCGGCCCTCATCAAGAGCACGGACCATGTGGAGTGGATCCCCGATTACGGCCAGGAACGCATCCTGGGTATGTTAAAAACCCGGCCCGATTGGTGCTTGTCCCGTCAACGGTTTTGGGGTACCCCGATCCCCATGTTCCTCTGCGACGCCTGCGGCGAACCCCTGAAAGACCCCGCCGTCTTTGCCCAGGTGGTCGAGGCGTTTCGTGCCCACGGGAGCGACATCTGGTATGAGAAAGATCCGGCTTTTTTTGGGGTGAAAGCCCCTTGCACCAAATGCGGGAAGAGCAAATTTAAAAAAGACGAAGACATTTTGGACGTTTGGTTTGATTCCGGTGTGTCCTGGGTTTCTGTCCTCGGTCAACGGGCCGAGACGAAAAACGTGGGCCGGGAAGACATCATGTATTTGGAAGGGTCCGATCAGCATCGAGGCTGGTTTCAAACGTCACTCCTCCCCGCGGTGGCACTGACCGGTGCGCCCCCTTACGGACGGGTGCTCACCCACGGCTTTGTTTTGGACGGGCAGGGTCGGGCCATGTCCAAGTCCATGGGAAATGTCATTGCGCCCCAAGAACTCATCCAAAAATACGGGGCCGACATCGTTCGCCTTTGGGTGTCCGTAACGGATTACCGGGAAGACGTTCGCCTCTCCCAAGATATCTTAAACCGGGTCATCGACACCTACCGAAAAATTCGAAACACCCTGCGCTTCCTCTTGGGAAATCTGGGGGATTTCGTCCCCGCCCAACACGCCGTTCCGTTCGACCAGATGGATGTTTTGGACCTGGCGGCCCTCTCGGCGTTGAACAAGTTGGTGGACCAAATCACTCGCCATTTTGATGAACAGGAATTTCACCAAGTCACCGCGGCCTTGGCGGACCACTTTTGCATCAACACCCTTTCAGAGTTCTATCTGGATGTCCGAAAAGATGTCCTCTATTGCGACGCGCCCGACGCCCCTCGCCGACGAAGTACTCAGACGGCCCTGTGGCATATGGGCCGAACCCTGGCCCGGGCCCTGGCGCCTTTACTCTCTTTTACTGCCGAGGAAACCTGGCAAACTTTGGGCGAACAAAATCTTCTCGCGGAGGGGGACAATCCCGAAAGCGTCTTCCTGAATCCGTTCCCAAAAGAGATTCCCCTCCCCGCTGGTAAAAATTTCGTCATGGGCGATTTTTTACGGGCCAAACGGGCGGTCAACGAATCTGTGGAAAAAGCGCGCCAGGCCGGCACCGTTAAATCGTCGAACGATTCCGCGATTCATCTCCGGATTCACGAAGGGAACGCCCCGTTGAGCGCGCTTTCTCCTGAAGAGCTCGCGTCCCTCATGGGCGTGGCCCAGGTCACCTTGGAACTCACCTCCACTGGGGAACCCATCGACGTCTTAAGCGTTAAGGCCGCCTCTGGAGAAAAATGTCCCCGGTGCTGGATTTGGCGGGACCTGACAGAGGGGCTCTGTGGTCGTTGTGGGGAAGCAGAAAAAATTCGGGGCCCTTCCCTGACGTGA